A stretch of DNA from Nonlabens ponticola:
TGAGTTGATGCAGGTGGTTATAGATGAGGTTTTGAATTAGAAAACCGTGCGTACTAGAATACTACACTTCGATTGCGATTATTAATTGATAATTATTTTTCTGTTTGCGAGCCTATTTGAGAAATCGCTGATTGGACCTGTCATATGGAATACTTCATGATCTCTTTTCCCAATTTGAAATTTACTAGCATGAATTTCAGTGGTTCCAGACATAAGGCTGCAAGAAGTGTTCATTAGTTCAATCGTATTTTCTCTTTTGTTTTTTCGGGCAATCGTTATTCTTAATTGGTCATCATTTCTCGATTGTGGATAGCAATAACCTCTTTCATAATGCATTAGAATTTGGTTTCCAGCTTCTGATTCCAGAACGGAATATGGTTTGTCATTATTAAAGGAATCCCAGTCTGCGGCTAGCCATTCCTTGAGTTGAACAAGATCGTACTTTTCATGCCTGTGTTCAATGATGAATTTATAATCATATTTTTCTAGATCAACATTATGCAGGTTGATGATGAACTCGCAGCTTGGGTCTTGGGCAAAAGCAACACTAGGTGCTAATAAAAATGTCGCTAGTAAGACGAAGGTGAGTCGCACAGATTGTAGCTAAGTTAATATTATAAAGACCATCATCAGTCGGAATAGATTAATTATTTCCTGAGAAGATTTTTTTATTTCCCGATACAAAATATAACTTTCCTTTATTAATAGTATTTAAGTAGGGTAGGGCAACAAATGGGAAACAAACCTTGATATAAAAAGAGAATATTAAGAATAGATATTAACAATAAGGCTATCTCTTTTATTCTCTCCAAAAATAAGTTATAAGCATAAATAAACCGCTCCATTAGGAACGGTTTTTCATTTACTATTTAGATGCGTTTAAGCTGCCGTACCAGAGCCTAAATAGATGCTGTTTGATACTTGACTACCATCTTCTGATACAAATGCCATAAATAGCTCCACATTGTCTCCAGAATAGGTGTTTGGTAAAGTGATCGTTTGAGAACCGACGGTTCTATTTGCACCTGTCAAGGTGTACATAGATTCTTTCTTTGATGGATTGTAAACCAATACCATAGCCTTATCGGTAATACTAGCATTTCCTTCTGCTGAATTATCTCCCCAACTAAAAGTAGCTTCTCCAACAGTTGTTATATCCACAGCACCGTTTAAAACACCTGATAATGAACCACGACTGATTAATGCGTTAGCATAATCAATCATAAAGTTAGGTGCTGTTCCTGTAATTGCATTATTTAGGATGTACGACATTGCTGCATTAAACTCTGTACGCTTGTTTGCAAAACTTTTATACCCAACTTTAATAAAAGCTTTATTGGCTTGTAAAAACGATAGAGTAGTAGTAAATTTAGTTCGTTGATTTACTTGTCCTTCTGTTCTTGGATTTGCAACGCTTGAAGGTTTGATTCTTATATAATCAATTCCTTTCCAGTTTCCACCGACTACGTTACCTACTTTTCCTGATAGTCCTCCTAAGATTCCTTGAGATATTTTTCCCATTACTTTATTGTTTAAAAATTAATATTCGTTTGGACTTGGTACGGACTTAATTCGGCTTAAACAAACTCAAGGCAATAATAAGGTAACTTGTCTTTGATTATAGAATAGTGGTTTCTTTTGCCCTCTATTGTTCTTTTTTAACTCTCAAACCCCACATAAATTTTTTAAAAAAGAAAAACAAAAAAAAGAAAACGATACTTCTGATGGCGTGGGGAATGGCGACAAGGTTTTTAGGAAAATTATTGCTTTATACCTGAAACATAGAAGTAATAAGAAACAGACTGCTGCAAAAATTTTTCTAAAACCCTTTAGGGCTTGACCTTTTCGGCATTATGCGGCTGGTGTGGTAGCCATCTATATTTGTGACCTTTTTTTATCTTTCTCAGATTATTGTAAAATAAATACAAACCCATATGAGCTATAAAATATCCATAAAACAAATTATACTGTCTTTGTTGTCTGTTAAAGAGCAACTATATAAGAATTTCAAAAATGATAATAGATATAATATGCTACTTGAATACCTTATGTCTAAAGACTTTTACTATGATGATGAATTACCAGTACCATCTGTAAAGCTTATCAGTGAGTCCACTGAAATAAATACTTACCAAGTAAGGAAAAGGATTATTGAACTGAATGAATTAATCTATAATGATGAAAATGATACCTTTTTAGAGTTTCCTGAAACAGAAATAGAATTTTCTGCAAGGAATTATGCAGGTTCTATGTTTTTAAAAATGAAGTCTATTAAAGAGGTTCCGCAAGTAGGTGATGATATTACGTTACCTCTATTGAGAGGTAAACTAAATACTGATATGTTTTTTGTTGAATCAAAGCATCATTTTTTTGAAGGAAATAAACAAATTATACATTGCTATCTACAGTCTGGTATGTATAATGAATATTGGCACTTGAGAAAATCTGAAGCTATTTTTAAAGATGAAATTCCGTTTAAAAAAAGGATTAAAATGGATGATTATGATATGAAGAAGGAATTAAGTTATTATTAAAGCAGGTAATCGCGCAGCTATAGCGCAGTAAGGAATGAAGCGCAGCGAAATGGATTGCTGTGATATAAAGCGAGCCGCCAGCGAGTTGAGCAAGGGTGGTATGGCAAATAGCGTGTAGCGATAGCGAAACGCTGCCATAGCTACGTGGTACACGCAGGGCTGGCGGTGTTTTTGATTCGGCAGTGGTTTGTTGAGATTATAAGGCTTAATTCAGTATTTAGATGATGTTTAAGTTTGCAAATATCAAAAACAGTGACAGCCCGATTAGCCCGAAGCGAGCAGCAGGCGAGCCAAATTATTAAACAGCGGTTTACCCTTAAAAAAAAATACTTGCGTAGCAAATCCTTATTGGATATTAAGGGTAAAAAGAGCTGTGAGTGAGGAAGGCGTGTAATGTGTGTAATAAAACAAATAAATAGCGCCAACGAGGACGTTTCGCCGCAGTGGTGCTATTTATGGTAAGCACAAAAGCGACCGCAGGAAGCTATTGTGATTATGTTTTATGGAACAAAATGGAAAAACTGACGAACACCTTATTACCTGCTACAATGTGCGCGCAAAGGCAAAAGGTGCTGGCTGTAATGCTGTAGCGTCTTATGATAATAAGGTGCGGAAGCGTTATAGCGAGTACCGCGCGGAACGGTAGGCTCTTGCGAGTGAATGAGTGTAGCTTGCGGAACGAATGAGCGAGTAAGTGCCATTAGTGTGGGGTTTTTTAGACCTAAGTGTTTTTTAATTCGGATTTCCAAAATTTGTGTTCTCCATCTAAAAACACAACGTAAAAAACATTTTTTACTATATGACCTATCACACATTGTTTTCCTGTTATATGTAATCTCGCCCAATTTGCGTCTTCTGGTATTTGCTCAGGTGGGTAGTACTCAGTTTTCTCATCTGGTGGAAAATCACCGTAGATCGTAAATTTTTGACCGTCAGTTTGATTAAGTAAAGTATCATTACAATAACCTGAAAGAACTTCAATAGAATGAGCTAACATAGCATTAGCTTCCCATTCATACAAATTATGCCCTTGTTCTTTGTCTAAATGTCTTAACGATAAGAGCATAAAAGAATCAGAATCTAAATCCTTATTAGATTTTTTCTTTTCTAATGTTTGCTTAATAATACTTTTTCGAAGATGTGGTTTTAATTTACCCGCCATAAACTTGAGACTTGTAATAATCTCTAATACATTCATTAGGAATTACAACTTCACATCTTTGACCAGCATCATAGCCTCTACGTGCGTATATCCAAGGCTCTTCGGAATGAGTCATATTCTCTAATTGAAGCCCAGAAAGTTCTTTCAATTCATCTATGACATCGTTAACAACCTCCATCTGAGAAGCAGTCAAAGTATCATTAACTATAATAGCAGGGTCAAGTTCGCCTTCATCTAAAACAAACTTAAGTTCTGTATGCAATATTGATAAATCTCTAGCAGAATTATAAATTTTACGAGATACTGGACCGTGCACCCAAGCTTGAAACTCATCTTCGATGATGGGCACGTCAAAATAGGCCAAATGATAAGCTTGAATGTAAAATAGTATTTTCTGAATTTTCAAATGAGACATAGCTCCTCCTCGTACTAAAATATAGTCGACAAGATTATTTGAATCTATTAGAGCCAGTTCTTTACGTTCAATACTCATTATGAAAGTTAATTATTATTATTATAAATATGGACTTTCTGATGCAAAGATATCATTTTAATTGTTTCAGTGGTCTGCAACACAATATTCCAAATGTGAAGAGTTGCTAACCGAGATACTGAAGCATCTTATAATAATAAGTTGCAAAAGCGTTATCGCGAGTTAGTACTGTCATTTAGCTTTTTAGGACTTAGATGTTATTTTATCTATCAAATACCCTAATAATATTATACCACCAATCGTAATTGCTGTTTTAAATACACCTTCTGCATTTTTATCTGCAACATATTTATCATATTGACTTTTAGTAATAGAATTACTTTTAAACAATAAACTCATATACTCATCCTTCTCAGATGTAGTTGCATTATTGGTATTAACTCTTTGGTTTAAATACCTAAGTCTTTCGTAATCTATCATTTCTTAGGTTTTTTAATTTTCGCAACAGCTTCTATTAAATCAGGAAGATGATTAAGTACTTGTGCTTGAAATGTATCTATGATTTGTTGTTGATTCTCATCACGTCCTCTAAGCTTTTCTAATTCTATTTCCTGATTATGTAACTTATCCTTTAGCTCGTTATATTTGTTATTGGTGTACTCTTTTAGATTGTGCTTAGTAGAGAAAAATGTAACTACCGCACTAAATGCCATAAGAGCTATACCTATTAATAATTGTACTGCTATGTTATCCATATTATTCAGTTATAGTGTAACTGCAATTCTTATTCCGAAATTTCATTAAGATTAAAGAGCCTTTTTAATCAACTCAATTAAGTTTGCGGTGTTATCATTTAATTTTAAAACTATTTCATAATCTCCATTACCCCAGTGACCTTTACCAGCAACATCCTTAGTTATTCCTTTTGGATCATCTAAAGTACCTTTCTTTTTATTTATCCAGATTTTTAATTGTTTTGTCTGGATTGTTATATCTACAACATTACTTTTCTTTTTAAAGGCTATATAATCCTTTTTAGGAACAACTTTTAAATTCTCATCAAGAGCAAGTATCTTATCTCTTAGATCTTTGTAATATTGAACTATTACACCTGTTCTATTTTTAAAATGGTCTTCTTCAGTATAAGAACCTTTTTGAGTATTGAGAGCAACAAGTTTTAATGGTTTCTTCTTTTCAGTTTTATCATTTTTATTAGAATCTTTCTTTTTATTTTGACTCATCATACTTTTTGCTTTCATCGCTGCTATTGAACTTATAGAATCCAATCGTATTTCTTCTAAATAGTCGAACAGTGGAATGAAATAATCAAAATCACTTTCTTCAAATTTTGTGCTATTTAATGAAAGTATATTCTTTGCTTTTAATTTAATATCCTCGCTTATATCGTCTATAGATTTGTTATTGAAATAGCCTTTTGATTGCTCTAATGACTCGATGTAAGCTTCTTCGAATTTGTCACAGCTATACATATTCTCAATTGTGCAATCTCCTTTAAATCCCTTAGGTTTAGGCAATGCTAAGGCGTAATAAGAATAATGCGAATAATCATTATCTTTTAATATTCTGTATTGTTTTCCTTTAATCGGTAGAAAGCCTCCTTTAGTTAATGAGCTATTACCGGCTGTGTCATTGTCATAAATGCCTATGTATAATTTGTTATTATTTAAACTGGCGTCTCTAATTCCCTTAAGCATTGGTGCGATATTCGTTTCACCTTTTAAAGAGAAAATATCAAAATCTAAAGATGGGTATTTGCTACTAAGAGCTTTGAAAGCTGTTTTTATATGCTTCAAGTCGTGTTTGCCTTCGACAAGTAAAATAATTTTTTTATCACTTGATAAAAATGAGCTTTGCTGATGTTTATTCCAAAAATCGCCTGTAAGATCATCAATGATTTCTTGTTTTTCTTTAGGTATTATTTTACCGTCATTTACCATAAATAGTGAATCATCATTTATGGATTTAGTGACTGTTGGTGAATGAGTAGTTACGACAATTTGTCTATTTGATTTATATGGATTAAAGGTTTTTATTATTTGTTCCTTGTTATTCAAATGAATATGAGCGTCAGGCTCATCCAAAATAAATAAACTATCTTCTTGACTTGCAAACTCAAATGCCGACTTAATTAGAAGTAATTTTTTCTCTCCTTCACTTAAGTCCTCTATACTAAGATGTTCATTAAAACGAATTACTATGTCAGAAATGATTTTTGTTGATTTAGGGGTGAATGCCACATAAAGTAATTTGTAAACGTCATCCGGTATATAGTCATTATCATTAATTAGTTTTTTAAATTCTTTCAACGTGTACTCACTTTTTTTATCAATTATTTTGATAAAATCGAGTACTGAGCCATCATTATATTCTGAATAATTATCCTTTTTAAATTGGAATGATATTTTATCTACTTGAGTTATACCTAAAACATCTTTAACGAACACTTTGTTATCATCTAAGTCAGAAATAATTAAAGCCAATAAAGAAATATGCCAATAAAACTTATTTAGATAAAGCATTTGCGGCATCAAAGAAACACTTTGTAACAGTCCTTGTTTGCTTGACTTATTAATATTTGAAACATAATCTCCGTAAAATGGAAAGTAACATTTGCGCCATAGTCTATCTTCCTCACCACTATATAATGCAATTACTTTTTTTGGCAAATACTGGCTTATATTTATTGTGCTAACATCATTAACAAAAGCAGTAGTTTTAGATTTCTTCTTTTCTATTTTGATGGTTTGCTGAGCTAAGTTGGTATATTCTATAAAATAGTCAAACGAGACCGTTTCTGTTTCACGATATAGACTTCTAAAAATATAACTAAGAGCTTCTAACAAATTACTTTTTCCACTCCCGTTATTACCAATTAAGGCAATGATATCTGAGCTGTGTACTAATTTGATTTCTAAATTTTTATAGCCATCAATTGCTAATTTTGTTATCTTCATTTCTGGCTAAATATTTCTTGTTCAAATTTCACTAATGCATCTTTCCTATTGTTTAATGCATTCACTTTTAAAATTTCAATACGTTGGTATATGCTTTGTAGCTTGTTAGCTATTGTATTTTGCAGTTGGATGGATGGTAGAGGAAAAATGATCTTTTTTAGATTGGTAATCCCTAACTCAGTTTGCTTAGTTGATTGTGCGGATTTAATGCTTTCTACTTGATATTGACCATACTTGCTATTAAATAAATAAGTAAAGAATAAGGGATTTACTTTTGTTTTATCTAATCTCAATAATAACAAATGACTATCGTACAAAAGATCTTCATTTTCAAAAGTAATTATTGATGCACGACCGATAGTTCCATCACCGGTAGAGTTAATTAATACATCTCCTTCTCTTGTAAAGAACTTTTTGTCAATTTTGTTATACCATTTGTCATTTACTGTTTTTACGTAGCTAAGATCTAATGCATTCCATCTATTACATTTTTGATTGAGAATAGTGCTATTACCTTCACTATCATATTTTGGACTTTTACCTCTAAATGCATCGTTGAATAATTCTGGTGAAATTGATAAAGAAGTTGTTTTATAAATATTAGACTGAAATCTTGAATTATCAATATTATATCCCCATTCGGCTATCTCTGTGTAAGACACAAAGGACAAACCTACCTTTGAAACTTTATTATCAATTTTATCTAATCCTAAATCTTTAAATAGTATTTTTTCTATTTCATTTTCTAATTGCGTTATTTCATTTTCCTGATTTTCAGCAATATCAAAATGATAATTATAATTGTCAATTATTCTCTTTTGCTCATTTATAGATGGTAAGGGTATTTTTATTTCATTGAGTAGTTGATCAGGTTTAATATATTTTCTATTTGTAGAGCCTGTTACAAATCCGTCCATATATTGATTTACCATTGGACTTTTGAATAGAAGTTGAACATAATCTATTAATACTTTAGATTTGTCTATGGTTGCAAAAGTCATATTAGAAGATGCTATACCCTTTTCAAAACGATCATCGATTATTCCAAAAGCACCATTTTTAGTGTCCACTTTACACCAAAATAAATGATCTTTAGGGGCAATTTGATAGGTTCGCATTTTTAAAGTATTGCCTTTTACAGTTCTATTGATAAATGTCCCCTTGCCATATGATCGAACACCTAAAATTCTGTATTCTTTGTGGTCAATAATTTTGGTTTTTTCAATAATTGGTTTACTCAAAAACTCACCAAATAAAACTAATGGCAATTTTTCTTTGAAAATATTTTGTAGTCTGAAATGATTTTTCACATCCCAAATTGCAAGTTCTGTATATTCTATAATTGTCAATTCTGCCATAATTATTTATAAAACAATTCTGGTTCTCTTGCTTCACTATTTTCAGATATAGGAATACGATACATTTTATTGTCTTCTACAATTTCATATTCCACCTTATTAATTATATTCCTCCAGAGCTTGTTTGAAATGCGATACTCTGTAAAGTCTTTGGCCAGTGGTACTAACTCATTTTCAATTTTTGCACCTGTTGTGCTTATTCCTGCTTTTTCTACTTCAGCTATTGGAATCTCATAATTAAAGTCTTCTTTAATTCGAGCTTTAATTTCTAAAGCTATTTGTTGCGTTAGCGTTTTTAGTTCTTGTCGCAATAGTTTCTTTTCATCTGCAGGAAGTGATTCCTTTCCTCTCAATGCTAATTTAGATTTGATAGGCGCAACTTGTGGTTGGTACTTAGCTTCAATATCTTTCTTAGCCTTCATCGCAATCTTTTTATATGATTTTGATTCTTCCTCTGTAAATTTCTTTAAGAATAGTAAGCTTGTAGTAACCGTAGCACCAGATGCAATAAACACATCTTGAGGAATAGAGGTTATGAGTAAAATTTTTGCTTTACTTTCAACAAAATCTCTGATTTTTTGAAGGTTAGAGTTGTTTAAGACGCCTTCTGGCAATACAACACCTATTCTACCTCCTGGTTTAAGTAAGTTCAAGCAACGTTCTAAAAAGAGTACTTCAGTAAGCGTAGTCATTGCACCTGTTTTGTACAAACTCAATAATGGTTTTCCTATGTTATCATTAATTTGCTTTAAAGCATTTTCATATTCCTTACCATATCGTTCTTTATACTTTGCGATTCTGCTTGTATCTCTATATTTATCAGCTTCAGTTATCTTTAAATTCTTTTCAACTCTTGCCCCAAAAGGTGGATTGGTAAGAATTACATCAAAGCGATTATCAAATATTCCATTTACATTTAATAACCCATCGTTATGATGCACACCACCGTGACCATCACCGTGCATAATCATATTCATTTTTGCTGTACGACTCATACGAGGATTAGCATCTGTACCAAAAATGCAATCGTAGCTTAATACAGTTAATCTACTCTTTGGATTAGTTATATCTAATTCTTGATTGAGTTTATTGAATAATTCATTTACAATTTCATCTACGCCTGCTTTTTTCTTTTCAGATAGCTTTTCATATTCATCCGTGTAATACAGTTTTTTTATTCTCTCTTTTTCTTGATGAATATCTTCTTCAATTTTAGCTCTTACATACTCAAAAGCTTTAATTAAAAAACCGCCAGAACCACAACAAGGATCACATATAATCTCACCTTCTTGAGGATCTAATACATCTACCATAAAATCAACTATAGTACGAGGTGTAAAGAATTGTCCTAATTCACCTCTAAATGTTCTACCTAAGAATTGCTCAAAGGCGATACCCTTAACATCATCAGATGTAGTTGAGAGATTGTACGTTTCCAGTTCTTTTACTATAGCTTCAAAGCTATTTTCACGTATTCTTATAGTTTCGTTACTATCAAATAGATCATCGTCTTTAAAATCTTCTTTTGTCCTATTGAATAATTGTTGATAAAATGGTAGTGCGTTTTTGACTCCCATTTCTTTATTTAATAATTCCTGTCTCTTTCTATTTTCTTCAAATCTTTCTTTTGAAAATATCTGCCCTTCATTATTATCTCTTTCGTATCTGATTTTAATAAATAGTATTTTACTTATTTCATCAAATGCAGCTTCTGGTGAGAGTTTGTCATTATTTCTAATGATGTTATGACATTTAAAAAGTAGTTTAGAAAATTCATCTCTGGTAAATGCTTTAGTTTGTTTTAATAAAGCTTCTACCTTCTTAGTATTGTTAATAATACTGGCATTTGGTATATCTACAACTTCGTCAAGTTCTTTAGGTAGTTTTCCTTTATTAACTCTAAATATTCTTGTCTCTTTGAGATTAGTAGTTACAAAGAAATCTGCACCTGCCCACGAAGCATAATTATAACCTTGAAAGTAATCTTCCTCACGTATGGTTATCATTTCTGCCTTACATTCAATTACAATTGCTGCGCTATTATTTTTAAGTTTATCCTCTTTAGATTTCCAGATAACTATATCTGCCATCGCTCTACCTTGACCACGTTGAGAGTTATTGACTTTAACTTCTTGAGCCATTTGCTCTGTTGAATAACCGTAATTTTCAATCAATCGCTGTATATAGAGCTGTCTTACCTTTTCTTCAGGCTTTAATACCAGCCACTTGCCTAATAGTGGTGCGTATATTTTATTGTCTTTAATTTCTATTTCTGCCATCTAATTCTTAAGTAAAATTCAATTTATAAAGTTAAAAAACATACTGACTTCTTTAACACTTTTAGTTGCTTTTCTTGAAAGGTCTATAGTGTAGATCAAGTAAGGTCTCAATATCACTCACTTTGTAGTAGATTTTATTTTCTATTTGTGAGTATGCAATGATACCTTTATTACGCCAGTTTTGTGCTGTGCTGGAACTTATATTCATTAGCTGTAAAAAGTCTGCGTTATCTATAAGTTGTGCCTGTAATGTAGTCTTTTTAATAATAGCTAATTCTGCTGTTAGCTTTTCTAAGCGTTGCTCTATTGCGTTGAGTCTTTCTTTATGTGGGTGCTGTAATTCCATAGCTTATATTTTTACCCTTGTTTTAGGGTATATTACAAGTTGTAAAACTTAGTGATTATAGATGGGCTTGTATTTTCGTTTTTAGTTTCTTTATGACCTGTTGATTAAAGGGATTTTCTTCAATCGTTTTCAATAGCTTAGAATAGTTTTTACGGTCTAATACATAACTGTGTTTATGATACTTTTTCAAGCCGTTTACGACTTCTTTATCATTCATTGCAGCCATTAGTTTTATTTCCTTAGGCTGCAAAGCAGCGTAGGGAATAATAGGTTTCTTTTTAAGCGTTGTATAGATTTCTAATAGGTTCATTAACAAATTTGTGTAATTCTCCTTGTTCACTAAATCACGTACTGTATAGATGGGTATGGCGTCCTTCTTTCGAGCATAATAATATTTTGCTTTAGCTTCTACCTCAAATCTGAAGTACGGCGCGTTTAATTGCTTTCTGTCATTATTCTTTACCTCATAGGTTTTGTCATAGCCCTTAATATTATAATTTGTTGCTTTATAGTGTGCTCCATATATTTTTGTGCCGTTGCGCATTACCTGAGGAAACTTACCCTTATAATCTGCCCAGCTTTCAAAAATTGGTTGCGCTACTTCTTGTATTACGATGCCGCAGGCAACGTATTTTACAATAGCATCGTAGATGCTGAAAGGGAAGTGGTTATCTAATATTTCTATGGCGTGCTGCGCTTTCGCGAAAGCGAACTCCTCATAGTTATTATCCATATAAAACTTATGTAATGAGTTTTTAATAATCAACTTATCGTCTTTGAGTTGCAACCAAAGATTCTTAATAACTGATTTGTAATACACGATATAACCACGATTGCTGTAATGTGGTGACCACTGTAATCCACACCATTCAAAAGGCTCTGTAGATCTTTGCACAGCCTTATGAGGCAGTTGTTGTAACTGCTTTTCTATGTGGATGGTGTCGTACAACTCACTAACTATTTCTAATGAGGTACTCTGTAGCTTGTGCGTCTATCTCGTCCTTTGTGATCTGGCGGTTGCGCTGTAGCCACTGGTCTAATTCTGTACGGTTGAAATACAACTTCTTGCCCTGTGGGCAGAAATGTGGTATTTGCTTTTGACTGGTTAATTTGTACAGGTGTGATGCGCTTATATCTAAATAGGCGGCAGCCTCATTTAGATTTAATACGTCTTTTTTGAGCAGGTTTTGCTCTTGCAACATCGTTTCGATGTTTGCGAGTTTTTGAAGAATGATTTCTTGTTCCATCGTAATGTATTTTTATGATTACGTGAACAAAGAAATTGAGATGCTTGAGCGTAGCAAAAACATCAATGACCGTGTACTGACATAAGTCAGTATAGTCATTGTTTTTTATTGCATTTCCTTAAATATTTTGTCTATGATTTCTTTTTCTTTTGGGTTACCAGTGTTTGCAGTACTCAAATTTGAACTGTTTAATACGGTAGTATTACTACTTAAAAATAACTTTGAATCTGACACATCAACAGATCTAAAACGAGTAAAGTAATCTTGCATTTTACTAATTATATATCTGAACTGGATATTTTCGCAATTCAAATGAACTTTTATATTTAAAATTGTAATGTCTTTAGCAAGTAATAGTTTATGAAATTGCTCGATACTGGTATGATCTGTTTTTAATAGATTTATCCTTAATTGTAAAGATTTAAGTACTGATAATAATTTTATATCATCACCTTTAAAACCAAAGGTTTTAATAG
This window harbors:
- a CDS encoding DUF6266 family protein: MGKISQGILGGLSGKVGNVVGGNWKGIDYIRIKPSSVANPRTEGQVNQRTKFTTTLSFLQANKAFIKVGYKSFANKRTEFNAAMSYILNNAITGTAPNFMIDYANALISRGSLSGVLNGAVDITTVGEATFSWGDNSAEGNASITDKAMVLVYNPSKKESMYTLTGANRTVGSQTITLPNTYSGDNVELFMAFVSEDGSQVSNSIYLGSGTAA
- a CDS encoding Panacea domain-containing protein → MSIERKELALIDSNNLVDYILVRGGAMSHLKIQKILFYIQAYHLAYFDVPIIEDEFQAWVHGPVSRKIYNSARDLSILHTELKFVLDEGELDPAIIVNDTLTASQMEVVNDVIDELKELSGLQLENMTHSEEPWIYARRGYDAGQRCEVVIPNECIRDYYKSQVYGG
- a CDS encoding AAA family ATPase, whose translation is MKITKLAIDGYKNLEIKLVHSSDIIALIGNNGSGKSNLLEALSYIFRSLYRETETVSFDYFIEYTNLAQQTIKIEKKKSKTTAFVNDVSTINISQYLPKKVIALYSGEEDRLWRKCYFPFYGDYVSNINKSSKQGLLQSVSLMPQMLYLNKFYWHISLLALIISDLDDNKVFVKDVLGITQVDKISFQFKKDNYSEYNDGSVLDFIKIIDKKSEYTLKEFKKLINDNDYIPDDVYKLLYVAFTPKSTKIISDIVIRFNEHLSIEDLSEGEKKLLLIKSAFEFASQEDSLFILDEPDAHIHLNNKEQIIKTFNPYKSNRQIVVTTHSPTVTKSINDDSLFMVNDGKIIPKEKQEIIDDLTGDFWNKHQQSSFLSSDKKIILLVEGKHDLKHIKTAFKALSSKYPSLDFDIFSLKGETNIAPMLKGIRDASLNNNKLYIGIYDNDTAGNSSLTKGGFLPIKGKQYRILKDNDYSHYSYYALALPKPKGFKGDCTIENMYSCDKFEEAYIESLEQSKGYFNNKSIDDISEDIKLKAKNILSLNSTKFEESDFDYFIPLFDYLEEIRLDSISSIAAMKAKSMMSQNKKKDSNKNDKTEKKKPLKLVALNTQKGSYTEEDHFKNRTGVIVQYYKDLRDKILALDENLKVVPKKDYIAFKKKSNVVDITIQTKQLKIWINKKKGTLDDPKGITKDVAGKGHWGNGDYEIVLKLNDNTANLIELIKKAL
- a CDS encoding restriction endonuclease subunit S, with the translated sequence MAELTIIEYTELAIWDVKNHFRLQNIFKEKLPLVLFGEFLSKPIIEKTKIIDHKEYRILGVRSYGKGTFINRTVKGNTLKMRTYQIAPKDHLFWCKVDTKNGAFGIIDDRFEKGIASSNMTFATIDKSKVLIDYVQLLFKSPMVNQYMDGFVTGSTNRKYIKPDQLLNEIKIPLPSINEQKRIIDNYNYHFDIAENQENEITQLENEIEKILFKDLGLDKIDNKVSKVGLSFVSYTEIAEWGYNIDNSRFQSNIYKTTSLSISPELFNDAFRGKSPKYDSEGNSTILNQKCNRWNALDLSYVKTVNDKWYNKIDKKFFTREGDVLINSTGDGTIGRASIITFENEDLLYDSHLLLLRLDKTKVNPLFFTYLFNSKYGQYQVESIKSAQSTKQTELGITNLKKIIFPLPSIQLQNTIANKLQSIYQRIEILKVNALNNRKDALVKFEQEIFSQK
- a CDS encoding N-6 DNA methylase — encoded protein: MAEIEIKDNKIYAPLLGKWLVLKPEEKVRQLYIQRLIENYGYSTEQMAQEVKVNNSQRGQGRAMADIVIWKSKEDKLKNNSAAIVIECKAEMITIREEDYFQGYNYASWAGADFFVTTNLKETRIFRVNKGKLPKELDEVVDIPNASIINNTKKVEALLKQTKAFTRDEFSKLLFKCHNIIRNNDKLSPEAAFDEISKILFIKIRYERDNNEGQIFSKERFEENRKRQELLNKEMGVKNALPFYQQLFNRTKEDFKDDDLFDSNETIRIRENSFEAIVKELETYNLSTTSDDVKGIAFEQFLGRTFRGELGQFFTPRTIVDFMVDVLDPQEGEIICDPCCGSGGFLIKAFEYVRAKIEEDIHQEKERIKKLYYTDEYEKLSEKKKAGVDEIVNELFNKLNQELDITNPKSRLTVLSYDCIFGTDANPRMSRTAKMNMIMHGDGHGGVHHNDGLLNVNGIFDNRFDVILTNPPFGARVEKNLKITEADKYRDTSRIAKYKERYGKEYENALKQINDNIGKPLLSLYKTGAMTTLTEVLFLERCLNLLKPGGRIGVVLPEGVLNNSNLQKIRDFVESKAKILLITSIPQDVFIASGATVTTSLLFLKKFTEEESKSYKKIAMKAKKDIEAKYQPQVAPIKSKLALRGKESLPADEKKLLRQELKTLTQQIALEIKARIKEDFNYEIPIAEVEKAGISTTGAKIENELVPLAKDFTEYRISNKLWRNIINKVEYEIVEDNKMYRIPISENSEAREPELFYK
- a CDS encoding helix-turn-helix domain-containing protein codes for the protein MELQHPHKERLNAIEQRLEKLTAELAIIKKTTLQAQLIDNADFLQLMNISSSTAQNWRNKGIIAYSQIENKIYYKVSDIETLLDLHYRPFKKSN
- a CDS encoding helix-turn-helix domain-containing protein, with amino-acid sequence MEQEIILQKLANIETMLQEQNLLKKDVLNLNEAAAYLDISASHLYKLTSQKQIPHFCPQGKKLYFNRTELDQWLQRNRQITKDEIDAQATEYLIRNS